A DNA window from Malus domestica chromosome 12, GDT2T_hap1 contains the following coding sequences:
- the LOC103450504 gene encoding copper transporter 6, whose amino-acid sequence MTASHHNIPSPPAATLINGSNSGGFMPMRRHRMMMHMSFFWSHSAEVLFTGWPGPDRPAIYAISLVFVFLLGVLVEWLSHSRLIKTGTNIVTAGLLRTCLYTVRSGVSYLGMLAVMSFNGGVFLATVGGHAVGFLVFGSGVWKKSGGSGTERPSDLPPMRCG is encoded by the coding sequence ATGACTGCTTCACATCATAACATTCCATCCCCACCAGCAGCGACGCTGATTAACGGCAGTAATAGTGGCGGGTTCATGCCGATGCGTCGCCACAGGATGATGATGCATATGTCATTCTTCTGGAGCCACAGCGCGGAGGTTCTCTTCACGGGTTGGCCAGGACCCGACCGCCCGGCCATATACGCCATTTCATTGGTGTTTGTCTTCCTTCTGGGCGTGCTGGTCGAGTGGCTCTCTCACAGCCGGCTAATCAAGACCGGAACTAATATAGTCACGGCGGGGCTTCTGCGGACGTGTCTTTACACGGTGCGTTCAGGGGTGTCGTATCTGGGGATGCTCGCCGTCATGTCGTTCAATGGGGGCGTTTTTCTTGCCACGGTTGGCGGGCACGCGGTTGGGTTCTTGGTGTTTGGGAGTGGGGTTTGGAAGAAGTCGGGCGGTTCGGGTACTGAGAGACCGTCAGATCTTCCTCCCATGAGGTGCGGATAA